The Salinibacterium sp. M195 genome includes a window with the following:
- a CDS encoding septum formation family protein, whose amino-acid sequence MTTDNFWRQTFVIASLAVAAVALSGCSMIDQVVNTVSDAADPGEGTTENIFSVGVGDCEAVSQTADEVDSTRTIDCSEPHATEFYAVVIVPDGDFPEQDAMYALGDAECLAAFESYIGVNYDDSIYDFSYYSPSTETWASGDREILCYAYDYSGAQIAGSVAGVGR is encoded by the coding sequence ATGACGACAGATAATTTCTGGCGCCAGACGTTCGTCATCGCTTCCTTGGCCGTCGCGGCCGTAGCGCTCAGCGGCTGCAGCATGATTGATCAAGTTGTTAACACTGTTTCCGATGCCGCAGACCCTGGCGAGGGCACCACCGAGAATATTTTCAGCGTTGGCGTTGGTGATTGCGAAGCGGTCTCCCAGACCGCGGATGAAGTTGACAGCACGAGAACTATCGACTGTTCCGAGCCCCATGCCACAGAGTTTTACGCTGTCGTCATCGTGCCTGACGGAGATTTCCCCGAGCAAGACGCTATGTATGCTCTCGGCGACGCTGAGTGTCTAGCCGCATTCGAGTCCTACATCGGAGTCAACTACGACGATTCGATTTACGACTTCTCGTACTACTCCCCCAGCACCGAAACTTGGGCTAGCGGTGACCGCGAGATCCTGTGCTACGCCTATGACTATTCGGGTGCACAGATCGCTGGTTCGGTTGCCGGAGTCGGCAGGTAG
- a CDS encoding bifunctional alpha/beta hydrolase/OsmC family protein, protein MKIEFPSADNTMLAAQLDMPDGTPSAFALFAHCFTCSKESFAASRISRALVDHGIAVLRFDFTGLGGSDGDFANTNFTSNIDDVVAATEYLRDNYRAPTLLIGHSLGGAAILAAAHRVPSARALVTIGSPSDPAHISNLFADANDEIVNEGEATVQLGGRSFRIRKQLLDDIAAQPQAARLRDLSAALLVVHSPIDQTVGIDNAREIFEAAMHPKSFVALDGADHLLSDRKDAAFAANIIAAWSARYAFEDLSTEATAHTGATTPAPAPVTTPASTPPTSSAQASETSAVAITQDGTSVIVRESGPARYEQRVFASGHEFVSDEPAPLSENHGPGPYDFILAGLGSCTSITIRMYADRKKMPLTGVSVRLTRERIDAADCDHCASTEGMVEHITRELTFAGQLSDEQRDSLLVIADKCPVHRSLEGEISISTSVAS, encoded by the coding sequence ATGAAGATCGAATTCCCGAGTGCGGACAACACAATGTTGGCAGCTCAATTGGACATGCCGGATGGTACGCCGTCCGCTTTTGCTCTCTTCGCTCACTGCTTTACGTGCTCGAAAGAGTCGTTCGCTGCCTCCCGGATTTCTCGAGCCTTGGTCGATCATGGCATTGCTGTCCTGCGGTTCGACTTCACCGGTCTCGGGGGATCAGACGGCGATTTCGCGAACACCAACTTCACGTCAAACATTGATGATGTCGTTGCCGCAACAGAATATTTGCGCGACAACTACCGCGCACCAACACTACTGATCGGGCATTCCCTGGGAGGGGCCGCGATTCTCGCTGCTGCCCATCGTGTTCCTTCCGCCCGTGCTCTCGTAACGATCGGCAGTCCGAGTGATCCCGCCCACATCAGCAATTTATTCGCCGATGCGAATGACGAAATCGTGAACGAGGGGGAAGCAACCGTTCAACTCGGCGGGCGATCCTTCCGGATTCGCAAGCAGCTTCTTGACGACATCGCTGCCCAGCCTCAGGCTGCGCGGCTTCGCGACTTGAGCGCTGCCCTGCTGGTCGTGCATTCTCCGATAGACCAAACGGTCGGCATCGATAATGCTCGTGAGATTTTCGAGGCTGCGATGCATCCGAAGTCCTTCGTCGCGCTAGACGGTGCAGATCACCTTCTGAGCGATCGCAAGGATGCCGCTTTTGCCGCGAACATTATTGCGGCGTGGTCCGCACGTTACGCTTTCGAGGACTTGTCGACGGAGGCTACCGCGCACACCGGCGCCACGACCCCCGCCCCGGCGCCGGTCACGACTCCCGCCTCGACTCCCCCCACCTCTTCCGCACAAGCCTCCGAGACGTCCGCTGTCGCCATCACCCAGGACGGCACCTCGGTTATTGTCCGCGAAAGCGGTCCGGCACGCTACGAGCAGCGGGTGTTCGCATCGGGACATGAATTCGTTTCCGACGAGCCTGCTCCGCTCAGCGAAAACCATGGGCCAGGACCTTACGACTTCATCCTCGCTGGCCTCGGAAGCTGTACATCAATCACGATCCGGATGTATGCCGACCGTAAGAAGATGCCCTTAACCGGAGTGAGCGTGCGGTTGACTCGCGAGCGCATCGACGCTGCGGACTGCGACCATTGTGCGTCCACCGAAGGAATGGTGGAACACATCACTCGAGAGCTGACGTTCGCTGGCCAGCTCTCTGATGAGCAGCGGGATTCGTTGTTGGTCATCGCAGACAAGTGTCCCGTTCATCGTTCGCTCGAGGGCGAGATTTCGATCTCTACGAGTGTGGCGTCATAA
- a CDS encoding siderophore-interacting protein, with protein sequence MTLERDSAKHPLVIRHVTVSAVSRPTPNIARITLSGDELQGFISSGPTDHVKVFFPDPSTGELTAPVMTESGISKAKGGVVISRDYTPLGFRSADGQHELDIDFVVHGDEGPASAWAGSASIGDPLVIAGPRGSKLLPSEATHVVLVADETALPASSRWIDMLPTSVHITALFDVADPSVESYFSDDQKLRMSAEWFYRRDGLGQLEAALRALGEIGESTFVFLAGEATTLVPLRRYLRRELGLPKKQVAADGYWRRGITNADHHEPIDPTDPED encoded by the coding sequence ATGACCCTTGAACGCGATTCAGCAAAACACCCCCTCGTTATCCGCCACGTCACCGTCAGCGCCGTCAGCCGCCCCACCCCGAACATCGCTCGCATCACCCTGAGCGGAGACGAGCTGCAAGGTTTTATCAGCAGCGGCCCCACCGACCACGTCAAAGTGTTCTTCCCCGACCCCAGCACGGGGGAACTCACTGCCCCCGTCATGACCGAGTCCGGAATCAGCAAGGCCAAAGGCGGCGTCGTGATCTCTCGCGACTACACTCCCCTCGGTTTTCGCAGTGCCGACGGTCAGCACGAACTAGACATCGATTTCGTCGTCCATGGCGACGAGGGCCCCGCTTCCGCTTGGGCAGGTAGCGCTTCGATCGGCGACCCTCTTGTCATCGCTGGTCCACGCGGATCGAAGCTGCTGCCTAGCGAAGCAACTCACGTAGTTCTGGTCGCCGACGAAACCGCACTTCCGGCGAGCTCACGCTGGATCGATATGCTCCCTACGTCAGTTCACATCACCGCGCTCTTCGATGTGGCAGACCCCAGCGTCGAGAGCTATTTCAGCGACGATCAGAAATTACGCATGTCTGCCGAGTGGTTCTACCGTCGCGATGGACTCGGTCAGCTCGAGGCGGCTCTACGAGCGCTCGGTGAGATCGGTGAATCCACTTTTGTCTTCCTTGCAGGCGAAGCAACCACGCTGGTTCCTCTTCGTCGTTACCTCCGTCGCGAGCTGGGCCTGCCCAAGAAGCAAGTAGCTGCCGACGGATACTGGCGTCGTGGCATCACAAACGCCGACCACCACGAGCCGATCGACCCCACCGATCCCGAAGACTAA
- a CDS encoding L-serine ammonia-lyase: protein MPIRNLTPRTEVPTPSLEEVPLSSFDLFTVGIGPSSSHTVGPMRAAASFAADLAQHGMLDAVETLSVRLYGSLAATGAGHGTMSAVLIGLEGKLPDQVLPAEMDMILERIESSGVLQLAGAREIPFTEEAIALHPLTVLDGHPNGMRFGAHDSDGVAVLEATYFSIGGGFIYREGDNRDGSSSASPAPATDPLPFRTAAQLLAHCRAEGLNFSGVMLRNELSRRSETEVVAGLLHIRDVMDECKNNSLERTGNLPGNLKVRRRAPDWHRRLREEDPDRDPNFWQEWVNLVALAVNEENASGGRVVTAPTNGAAGIIPAVLFYATHYAPGMKEADQATKDAATVRFLLASAAVGVLYKRMASISGAEVGCQGEVGSASSMAAAGLAEILGGTPAQVENAAEIAMEHNLGLTCDPIGGLVQIPCIERNAIAASKAINAAKMALWGDGEHRVSLDEVIITMAETGKDMSSRYKETSLGGLAVNVVEC from the coding sequence GTGCCCATTCGCAACCTGACGCCTAGAACTGAAGTTCCCACCCCATCCCTCGAAGAGGTCCCCCTCAGCAGTTTCGACCTGTTCACTGTTGGTATCGGGCCTTCGAGTTCCCACACCGTCGGCCCCATGCGCGCCGCAGCCTCGTTTGCGGCCGATCTTGCCCAGCACGGGATGCTCGACGCAGTTGAGACTCTCAGCGTGCGACTGTATGGCTCCCTCGCCGCTACCGGTGCGGGGCACGGCACCATGAGCGCCGTACTTATTGGGCTAGAGGGCAAACTCCCCGATCAGGTCCTCCCGGCCGAGATGGACATGATTCTCGAACGCATCGAGAGCTCAGGGGTGCTCCAGCTCGCGGGCGCCCGCGAGATTCCGTTTACCGAAGAAGCGATCGCTCTTCATCCGCTCACGGTGCTCGACGGGCATCCGAACGGAATGCGCTTCGGAGCCCATGACTCCGATGGAGTCGCCGTTCTCGAGGCAACCTATTTCTCCATCGGCGGCGGCTTCATCTATCGCGAAGGCGACAACCGCGATGGCAGCTCTTCTGCCAGCCCGGCCCCCGCTACCGATCCCCTCCCGTTCCGCACCGCCGCGCAATTGCTCGCCCACTGTCGGGCCGAGGGGCTCAACTTCAGCGGCGTGATGCTGCGCAACGAACTGTCGCGCCGCTCAGAAACCGAGGTCGTGGCTGGCCTGCTCCACATCCGCGATGTTATGGATGAGTGCAAGAACAACAGCCTTGAACGCACCGGAAATCTCCCCGGAAATCTGAAAGTGCGGCGACGGGCACCCGATTGGCACCGACGTCTGCGCGAAGAAGATCCCGACCGCGATCCTAACTTTTGGCAGGAATGGGTCAACCTCGTCGCCCTGGCTGTCAACGAAGAGAATGCGTCAGGCGGACGCGTCGTTACAGCGCCCACCAACGGCGCCGCCGGCATCATCCCTGCCGTGCTCTTCTACGCCACCCACTACGCGCCAGGAATGAAAGAGGCAGATCAGGCAACGAAGGATGCCGCTACCGTGCGCTTTCTACTCGCCAGCGCCGCCGTTGGCGTGCTCTACAAGCGCATGGCTTCCATCTCGGGTGCGGAGGTTGGATGTCAGGGTGAAGTCGGCTCAGCGTCCTCTATGGCGGCAGCGGGACTAGCCGAGATTCTCGGCGGCACCCCGGCTCAGGTCGAGAATGCGGCGGAGATCGCCATGGAGCACAACCTCGGCCTCACGTGCGACCCGATCGGTGGTCTCGTTCAGATCCCCTGCATCGAGCGAAACGCGATTGCGGCGTCCAAGGCGATTAACGCCGCAAAAATGGCGCTCTGGGGCGATGGCGAGCACCGCGTCTCCCTCGACGAAGTAATCATCACAATGGCGGAGACCGGCAAAGACATGAGCTCGCGCTACAAAGAGACATCTCTCGGAGGATTGGCCGTCAACGTTGTCGAGTGCTAG
- a CDS encoding pyrimidine reductase family protein: protein MTQASEIRALSHGDILDDEQLLARYTVADRSLPWLRANFVSSIDGAATHEGTSGGLGTEADGRVFALLRQLADVIVVGAGTVRQEGYRNLGLNEDAEKWRTAHGLAAQPPFALVSASLRLEARDLANYATRPFVITTESAPAQARAALADVAEVIVAGDTEVDTAEMKHVLTERGYPQIHGEGGPTLFATMIAQGVVDELCLTISPRLEGGSARRIVDAADATPQAMALAHALSAPDGTLLLRYLRLER from the coding sequence ATGACCCAAGCATCCGAAATCCGAGCGCTTAGTCATGGCGACATTCTCGACGATGAGCAACTTCTCGCGCGTTACACAGTCGCTGACCGCTCGCTGCCGTGGCTGCGCGCCAATTTCGTCTCCAGCATTGACGGCGCGGCAACTCACGAAGGAACCTCGGGAGGGCTCGGCACCGAAGCGGATGGCCGGGTGTTCGCCCTGCTGCGTCAGCTCGCGGATGTCATTGTGGTTGGGGCAGGAACGGTGCGTCAAGAAGGCTACCGAAACCTTGGTCTCAACGAGGACGCGGAGAAGTGGCGTACCGCACACGGTCTGGCCGCGCAGCCGCCATTTGCGCTCGTGAGTGCATCGCTGCGTCTCGAAGCACGCGATCTCGCGAACTACGCCACTCGCCCGTTCGTCATCACAACAGAGAGTGCTCCGGCACAGGCCCGGGCCGCGTTGGCTGATGTTGCAGAAGTAATTGTCGCCGGCGATACCGAAGTTGATACCGCCGAAATGAAACACGTACTTACTGAGCGTGGCTATCCGCAAATTCACGGCGAGGGCGGTCCAACACTTTTTGCGACGATGATCGCACAAGGGGTCGTCGACGAACTGTGCCTGACCATCAGTCCGCGGTTAGAAGGGGGCTCGGCCCGTCGAATTGTGGACGCCGCAGATGCTACTCCGCAAGCCATGGCGCTGGCGCACGCGCTCAGCGCACCAGATGGAACCCTGCTGCTGCGCTACCTGCGGCTGGAGCGCTAG
- the folP gene encoding dihydropteroate synthase: MSFALPPLRDPHRTIGERVFDFSRQVAIMAIVNRTPDSFYDAGTNFALEDAVAAALRAVEHGADWVDIGGVPFAPGEPLSVDEEAARVVPVVQALRHKSDVVISVDTFHAEVARRSIDAGATVINDTTGLSDPELAAVVAESEASLVIVHSRAQPRTQFARPEYTDVASEVRDFLAAKVEIARAAGIPESRLFVDPGHDLNKNTLHSLELTRRLDVITALGLPTLVALSNKDFIGEVLDRPKSARLEGSIAAAVACVLSGARVVRVHEVTESVAAVRMAEAILGLRQPAVLKHNMSDANER; the protein is encoded by the coding sequence ATGAGTTTTGCGCTCCCGCCGCTTCGGGATCCCCACCGCACCATCGGAGAGCGAGTCTTCGACTTTTCTCGCCAAGTCGCAATCATGGCGATCGTGAATCGCACGCCTGATTCTTTCTACGACGCTGGCACAAATTTTGCGCTCGAGGACGCGGTGGCCGCAGCGTTGCGCGCAGTCGAGCACGGCGCAGACTGGGTTGACATCGGTGGAGTGCCCTTCGCTCCGGGGGAACCGTTAAGCGTCGACGAGGAAGCAGCACGCGTGGTGCCTGTGGTGCAGGCCCTGCGGCACAAGTCCGACGTCGTCATCTCGGTCGATACTTTTCATGCCGAGGTTGCTCGTCGCAGTATTGACGCGGGAGCAACAGTGATCAACGACACCACTGGGCTTAGTGATCCTGAACTTGCCGCCGTAGTAGCCGAAAGCGAAGCCTCGCTGGTGATCGTGCATTCTCGAGCTCAACCCCGCACCCAGTTTGCGCGTCCCGAATACACGGATGTCGCCTCCGAAGTGCGCGACTTTCTCGCCGCCAAAGTCGAGATCGCGCGAGCGGCAGGTATTCCGGAGTCACGGCTGTTTGTTGATCCTGGCCACGACCTCAACAAGAACACACTCCACAGCCTCGAATTGACCCGTCGATTAGACGTCATCACCGCGCTCGGACTGCCGACGTTGGTGGCACTGTCGAATAAGGATTTCATCGGTGAAGTGCTCGACCGACCAAAGTCAGCACGACTGGAGGGCTCCATCGCTGCTGCTGTGGCCTGCGTACTGAGCGGCGCCCGGGTGGTCAGAGTTCACGAAGTAACCGAGAGCGTGGCGGCAGTACGCATGGCGGAAGCGATTCTGGGATTGCGACAGCCAGCAGTACTGAAACACAATATGTCCGATGCGAACGAGAGGTAG
- a CDS encoding DUF488 domain-containing protein, translated as MTQVRIARIYESASSEDGYRMLVDRLWPRGVSKTDAALDEWCKDLAPSQNLRTWWSHDPESFDEFTERYRAELDENELLSTIMERLETQPRITLLYAAKDPAVNHALVLRDYLREHFGGGSSDPGISDPGIQADGNAADGG; from the coding sequence GTGACACAGGTGAGAATCGCCCGAATCTACGAGTCAGCGAGCAGTGAGGACGGCTATCGGATGCTCGTCGATCGGCTTTGGCCGCGAGGCGTGAGTAAGACCGATGCCGCACTAGACGAGTGGTGCAAAGATCTGGCGCCGAGCCAGAACCTGCGAACCTGGTGGAGCCACGACCCGGAATCGTTTGACGAGTTTACGGAGCGTTATCGCGCGGAACTTGACGAAAACGAACTGCTCTCGACGATCATGGAACGGCTCGAAACGCAGCCGCGCATCACTTTGCTGTACGCAGCCAAAGACCCCGCAGTCAATCACGCTTTAGTGTTGCGCGACTACCTCAGAGAACACTTCGGTGGCGGCAGTTCCGACCCCGGCATCTCGGACCCTGGCATCCAGGCCGACGGCAACGCTGCTGACGGCGGCTAG
- a CDS encoding SCO4848 family membrane protein has translation MELFAAIVLFLSALFNVVAWPRFFKRVSADPRARDAAGKATTFYRVHAVLLTVALVLAAASLVAGVLLLAG, from the coding sequence ATGGAGCTGTTTGCCGCAATCGTCCTTTTTCTCAGTGCGCTTTTCAACGTTGTCGCGTGGCCGCGATTCTTCAAGCGAGTGAGCGCTGACCCGCGTGCGCGCGATGCTGCGGGGAAGGCCACCACGTTCTACCGAGTGCATGCTGTGCTGCTGACGGTCGCACTCGTGCTCGCGGCAGCCTCCCTTGTTGCCGGGGTACTGCTGCTCGCAGGATAG
- a CDS encoding YigZ family protein yields the protein MDSETTARDVIETARRMHWDARHHCSAFVLGSGTEPAQVRRSNDDGEPSGTAGRPMLDVLNGRNLIDCVAVVSRYFGGTLLGTGGLIRAYADAVAVAVDNAAASPGLVLRQHRELFRLTLAHADAGKIEAELRQQGALVLGTEYGSSAVMTLAAGPAGNQALSSLVADATAGARMLEPLGSEWVDAALPTK from the coding sequence GTGGATTCTGAAACCACGGCGCGCGATGTCATCGAAACTGCTCGCAGAATGCACTGGGATGCTCGGCACCATTGTTCTGCATTCGTGCTTGGTTCCGGCACTGAACCCGCTCAGGTGCGGCGCTCCAACGACGATGGTGAGCCTTCAGGCACAGCCGGCCGGCCGATGCTTGACGTGCTCAATGGACGCAACCTGATCGACTGTGTAGCCGTTGTCAGCCGTTATTTCGGGGGCACACTTTTGGGAACAGGCGGTCTCATCCGCGCCTATGCGGATGCGGTGGCAGTGGCGGTCGATAACGCCGCGGCTTCTCCGGGCCTCGTGCTGCGGCAGCATCGTGAGTTGTTTCGCCTGACTCTTGCTCATGCGGATGCTGGCAAGATCGAGGCCGAACTCCGACAGCAAGGTGCCCTAGTGCTCGGCACCGAATACGGTAGCTCCGCTGTCATGACTCTCGCTGCCGGGCCCGCAGGCAACCAGGCGCTGTCTTCGCTGGTTGCCGACGCTACGGCGGGCGCACGGATGCTCGAGCCCCTGGGCTCGGAGTGGGTGGACGCAGCACTCCCTACGAAGTAG